The following proteins are co-located in the Lepus europaeus isolate LE1 chromosome 15, mLepTim1.pri, whole genome shotgun sequence genome:
- the GLRX gene encoding glutaredoxin-1 encodes MAQEFVNSKIQPGKVVVFIKPTCPYCRKTEEILSKLPFKQGLLEFVDITATSDTSEIQDYLQQLTGARTVPRVFIGKDCIGGCSDLIAMQEKGELLARLKEMGALRQ; translated from the exons ATGGCTCAGGAGTTCGTGAACAGCAAAATccagcctgggaaggtggtggtcTTCATCAAGCCCACCTGCCCCTACTGCCGGAAGACCGAGGAGATCCTCAGCAAATTACCCTTCAAGCAAGGGCTCCTGGAATTCGTCGATATCACAGCCACCAGCGACACGAGCGAGATCCAAGATTACTTGCAGCAGCTCACAGGGGCCAGGACG GTGCCCCGGGTCTTCATCGGAAAAGACTGCATCGGCGGCTGCAGCGACCTGATAGCTATGCAGGAGAAGGGGGAGTTGCTGGCGCGGCTGAAAGAGATGGGCGCCCTGCGGCAGTGA